TAACGAGAAGTTTTTCCTCCGTCGTCCGTCTTGCAAAAGGGTATATTATTAACGATTTCACCGAATTTGGTGGAAGCTGCTCTTGAACTCCAGTTGTCACcgccatcgccatcatctctcttcgtcgtcgcgcgtattttttccccacgtagcgtaggacagagtcctgggagtcgcactacgaaaaaaaaactatcgctggctccttatgtagctacagcaatcctaaaccttcacgcattttacgtagcagttggggctaaatttccagcgccccaccagcgttaaatttggcgacgttgataggccaattattcataatttccccctagcaaccataaccggattggctgtttagctgccggtcaggggcactttgccgatcgccccatgagagaatgatacactgtctgtcagtggaaattcactgtttaatgagtgttagttggtggaaatgttgtttaaatgatttaaattgcatgtaggcacacacactattaagtaaaactgacattgatttaaaaaaatatatacaaaaaatattttttcccctcaacagctggtggggcagagccccagcgccccctatgggccagccgcctctgatatatatatatatatgggcgctgcgctgaaggatctttgtgactgactagctagtatgctaattatattgctaatatagacagagaatgtctcataagggtgctaacattctcattagaaaagctggctgtgtttgaccatggaagaatgcaatttagctgtttggccactcaagggaaaactcagacttactttcctcttcttcgAAAAAAAATTCCGTATGTCCATCTCGTGATCCGATtctcaacagtgaatgttttgaatatgcgcATCAAGCAGCGTTCCGCGCGCgtgatgttgctgctgctgtgtgttaaaaaaaaaaaaacgcggagtggatttctgttgatatgggtaatctacgacggagtattagggccacatatgaagaaaaaaaatatttttgccgtgacgagattaaagtcgacacggcgactttaaagtcgacacggcgactttaaagtcaacatgtcgacattaaactcgaaatgtcgagaatatagttgaaattagttgggagacatagcaaccgctcccacaggtcctgcactgaatccgaaatggcttgtgtagatcatttggtgaaattatacttccgaattggatttaacaataaagacatcctcgctgttttagcgcagaaccacagtgtggtgattagtgtaagaaccatgcgtgactcaaactgcacctgtggagcggttgctttctctctgaatagttttcagtgtcaattgacataaagtcgagattattctcgacatgtcgagattaaactcgacataatatttcaactttattctcgacatttcgagtttaatgtcgacatgttgactttaaagtcgccgtgtcgactttaatgtcgtcacggcaaaaatattttttttcttcatatgtggccctaatactccgtcgtagtAATCTGCCATCATGACGCACAGGGTGTTATTTGTTTAATGGTGCGCAAACTGTGTGCGCAAGTCTTCCTCTCGGCTGAAATCTGCTGCTCCGGGGTGACGGTCTAACTTCAGGCAGCTATGTAATACAGGTGCGTTCGTTAATAGTCACTGTGCCCCCCGGAGTCAATCTTTCAGAGAAATGGACCGGTGATGAACCCGGAGCACAGTTAGAACGGGCCGTCCAGGCATTCAGAGCTGAACTCCCGAGACTCCCAGAGCGGCAGAGTGTGATGTGCAGTGAATTTTTCCAAGTTTCTTTTCCGCAAATAATTTAATATCcttaagctagctagctaactagcataCTTTGTCATTAACTCCTAATGTTAGCTTTAGCCTTCCTTTTtctaattgatttttttttcatttggcaTAATGTTACACACTATCACATGTCAATATTGATATGTATTAAATCCTATTTTAAGGATTTAAACAGAGGTGGTAGAAtaactcagatcttgtacttaagtaaaagtagtcattgtttgattggtccatttcagaataatatctctgatatgttttataattattgatcattaaagtgttctcagagctggtaaaggtgcagctagtttgaatggctttgtatactgcagggtagctgctggatttactgcaggtgaactaaagtctgatttaagggctgattatatttaccatcattaatccagatctgtaaagtaactaaagggattaaattaatttagtggagtaaaagtatggGATGTTCGGATCATTGTCACCTTTTTCATACCTGATGAGTTTGTATCCCTGATTTAGTGAATATTTACTAtgagacatttgttttttacaacactttttatatagttttgaatgcatttttaaactaaagaataattcatttttacattGCTTTCTGCAGGAACATAAACAGACGGGGAAAGAGGTTTGCTGTGCCTTGTGaaatcacagaaacacagcGCAAGGGCCTCAAGTTCACAGGACAACGGAATAGGGGGGTGTTCTCTCTCTATGGGAAATTATTTGAACCAGGGAAAGAGACATTTGAGCTCTGACCTACTGACTGAGTGGGTAAAATCATGccgaagaaaaacaacacaatgtctGCTTCATTGGTTTTGCAACACTGTTGACAATTAGAAATCAGAGAGTTCAGAACTTTGTACAACACATCTTAAACCTacacataaaacatgtatttcaataattcattagaaaataaagcaaagtgATAAGATGCAACAGACTCTTCTGTGTCTCAAGCAGTTCTCTTGCATGTGACTGTAACTCCAGTTGCGGGACCCTAGCGGCTCTCAGTGCTGCTACCTGCTGCTTATCAGGGCTCCTCCACACAGTAATGGGAGTATGGCGTGATCCACTTCACTGCACAgtccctgaaaacacacacagttgttgtaaaaaaaagaagcttcaAACACCACTAAGAAACCGCTTTATCGCTACGGCCATGATTTTTAACTATCAATTTATGCAGACATTTCATGATGATTAGAATTTTAAGTTTCTTTTTTACCTTCACCTTTTCTTACCATTTCCCTTTCAGCTTTGCTTacctctccttctccttgtgACTTTGAAATATATATCTGTACCTTCCTGTATTGAGCGGTGAATGAGGACATGTCCTCAGTGTTTGTACCTGTGATACTTTTGTCCTTTCCTCCTCTGGTACTCTGTCTCATCCACTGTCCACACGGCTCCCTTTCCTCCCTCAACACGCACAAAACACTTGTGTAGGCTGAGGTTGTGCCGCACTGCATTCTGggaggaaatgtaaatgtgatttagtagatggaaatgtttctcttgttgatttaaaaagaaattatGCTCACAATTTCCTATGATTTTCCTGTTGGTTTAACCATTATTCAGTCTTCCAGTCATGGAGTTAACGTGATTGCCAGCTTCCAGGTTCTAAAGAGTGCATTTGTAATCATGATGAAAATCTTGATTCTTTTACTGAGAACTCTAATATATCTTATTggctgaaataaatcaaaatgtagtTTCATTTAGGcctcatttccatttttactGTTGCCTTGTTTAATGCATATAGCTGGATGGATGTTGCTATGAGAATAAGACAGTCACTTATAACGGTATTAATCGCTTTATGATTTACGATGAAAATATGTAACAGCATTGTTAATGGGATATCATTTTTAGAACTGATATTTATGTCTATCTAATGTTTATATACAGGCACTCTTTTGTGGTTGTGTGAGGTCAGCCTCCACCTGGGGTGTTCGAGGTTTTAGATTGACGAGAcacctgtgtgtttttggttagatgacGGAGGTTTTCCGACCACATTATCTGGCatattgtttaaattattttcccGCACTATTTAGCACATTCCTTTTGTCACCTTATCTTTGACAATTAATGGagtttattgtttgttaaatCATCATTTTTCGAGTGGAAGCAAACAGCATCTCGGTGCGTGCTCTTTGGAAATGTGTGTCAGACACCATTACCattacactggcttcctgtttgtcaaagaattgatttcaaactTCTGCTGCATTGAATGGTTTACACCCAAAATACATTagtgatctcctgctacattatgaaccatccagaactctcaggtcttctaggacgggtcagctttctgtccccagagtcagaactaaacaaagagaagcagcgttcagttattatgttCCAAATCtgtggaacaaactcccagaaaacTGCAGGGCcactgcaactcttactacttttaaatccaggctgaaaacattttcttttttgccgctgcttttaaatgaactgttcttatctaacattgcactgtgacttttattctgcactgtaacttttattcatgtattttatacctgttgtgtttatttcattatctttgctcttaaatgactgtttttaaatgccttttcaTAAtttgtttatgctgcactattctttaatgctcttaattgccttgaaaggtgctatataagtAAACTTGCCTGCCTGGCCTATcattgccttgccttgcctgaCCTCAGAAAGTTAAAACCCAGTATGAGTCACATCAGCTAGTTATCAGTGGTTGCAGCACTACCATCATACCAACGATAAGAGCAGGTCAAAAATGACCGAGGTCTTCTGTGTATTATGTTCACCCGACTGGAAGTAATATTAACTAGTGTGAACATTTCTCAGTGGGTACACGATGCATTTGCATTTCAGTGTATATACATGATTTAGCAAGCAACATTTGCAGTTAGGCTCTATCCATCGTAAATACTTCTGAGTAGAAGGAATgagtcatgtgtgtgttcaaaccTTCCAGGTAGCAGTGTTGTGTCTGAAGTAGAAGAACATGGTGGTGAACCAGTTGTAAATCTCATTCAACGTGCACTGTTTGTCAGGAGACTCCAGGATAGActgcacacatacagagagagagacacagagagagacacagtgagAGACACTCAGTGAGAGACACACAGTGAGAGACACACAGTGAGAGACACACAGTGAGACACTCAGTGAGAGACACACAGTGAGACACTCAGTGAGAGACACACAGTGAGACAGTTAGAAGATGTGTCAGAGACTGTAATCCAGTGTGTACCTGGATCAGAGACGGTGCAGACTACATTACGTCTGATGTTTATAACCGGAGGCACTATGGCAAAACCTACTAAATACAGCACATTGAAACAAAAGTAAGTATTAAACTGTAACCAGGTTTCTGTTTCATCATGTTAGCGTTACATgtcatgttatattttattttgtgcaattATAACGGATGGTTCTTCAAATGTGATAATGTTTACATGGAATAGATTTGCATTATTGCTGTGCTgctgttaaaaacacacacatttcttcacaAATAATAGAACATCTCACAGCATCTCCTGAGACAGGAACTCACCCATCTTATCAAGTAGGCGTACGTGTACGGAGGCCTgatgttgttgtatttgtagCATTCAATACTTGGAACCAAATCtgtacaacaaaaaataatgatcaTCAATTCATGTCCACAAGCACATGGGATTAGGATCATGTGATCTTATAAGGTTGTTTCCTGTCCAACCACAGTGTGTTAGTGGGAAACTATAGCACTAGGGCGGTGGTGACGAAgtccgtagggacttggcttgagAACgagaaggtcaccggttcaagtccccgaaagtGCAAGGCTACCGATGTGTCGCTCAGCAAGGCGCTGttcctacactgctccctgggcgccTCACTCAATGGCAACCCACCACTCCTTACACTACGGTGaatcaaatgcagaatgtacattaaGAACTTTTTGAGCTGCCCTACTCCCTTTGTGTTAGTATGGGGAGTGGAAGATAGCTCCAACTACGGACTTTAAAATAGTAGCTTTAAGACTGGCAAACCAGAAGCCTGTACTAGAAGCAGGATTTGGGGTTAGTGAGGTAACCTCATGGTTAACTCTGGGTTTTCAGTCCTACAATGCTGTTTCACCTCTTACCGGGGTAAGTCTCCATGGTAACCTATGCTAAACACCTAACCTGCTCCAGGGCAGGTTATGTTCCAGATAAGAGATCAACTGGAGTTAAAGCACCGGCTGCTGACCAATGAGAGCTCAGTGTGCAGAGTTTGAATTAAAAGTCATATTCCGTActttggggcggcagtggctcagtctgtagggacctCGGCTTTGAACTGAAGGGTCACCGGTTCAGGTCCTGAGTggaacaaaaaaatatgcagTGTGGACTGATACTGGAGAGCTGTCAGTTTAtctcctgggccctgccgaggtgcccttcCATTGGCGATCCGGCCCCAGAGTTTATCCGGCGCGGGGCCTTGCCACATACCCAATCCCTCCTCTGGACCAATCTGGCGCCTCCAATACCCGAGGAAGACCGCAACAGGCGcgttttgtgtttatttttggccTGCGTGgcttttatgtaaaaaaacacttatGTTTGAATCCATCCCCTAATTCCGTCATTTTTAACCAAAGCGTGAGTCAGAACGCACACAGtggcgcctgaacagggaccTAAATCCTGGACATGACGGAAGGAGAGGATGGACCCAGTAGGCCCAGTCAATTGcaagagaccagaaccaggttaccagcatacttttatttagtgacttattacctgattctgatcagctgtctggcctccagCTGAGCCACTCCAGCAGCTGGCGCTATAACCACCCCCCACCTACACAAAGAATCTGGTACtctgaatgaagtgtgtgccaAGTGTCGATGTAGTTTTGAGTGCAGTTAGTCATTGTGCAGGATATAAAAGAGGTGTTTTGCACCTTtggtgtgtggttttgtgaattgtgttaagGGTTTTGAGAAAATGAGCCAAGTTTACAAAAAcgtgtgaaaaaaaagtgtaagaaaaaaaatatctgtAGTAAACGTACCTGGCAGCAGGTGGGCAGAGGCAGGAACTCTGGGGCCGTGCTGGGCCCCCCCCTGTTTGATGCCCCACTGTTgcactctttctccctctgtgccCAGGGGCTGGGGCAGGAACAGAGGAAGGCTGTATGGCCACTGAGAAGCTGCCTGCAGGGATGGAGGAGAACATGAACACACGTTCAATCATTGCTTTCTCTCAAGGGAGATCATCAGTCACTAAGGCTCAATCTAAAGTTTTGAATGAATTATTCAAGCTACACCAAGCTAAATTCTTATAAAGCATACAAAGCTAGTAGACACAATAAACGCTTTGAACCAACATACCagatcagtgtgtttgtgttcagagaGGTGTAGATGAAGTTGCATTGCAATAAGCTTCTGTTTTTCCAGGATGAGCTGGAAAAAGAGAACACCCATGGTTAATATACATCACATTGTGCTTCAAAAGGTGAtttcaggacacacacacagtgtttgtaagtcattatttaacatttctgtgaCGCTGGCAGGGGACAGGTGTGTGACAAACATTAGAGCTTGATTGTCCTGTAGCGGACTCTAACACATCTCACTATTGTCTGTGGGTAATCACTAGCCAACAACTtatggcctttttttttctgtgatgtTGGACAATGTCAGTGTGTTACTATGGAAACAGTGTAAAGATGAATGGTTCTCACCAATGCAAGGGGGCTAAGTTACACCCTTAAAAGTCAACGCTCCATTTATTTGGATTTCATGTGTCATTGGGAAAAAACTTTATAGAAACATCCATGAAATATATAGAAGAAATATTCCAACATCTATAATAGCTTCAACCCACCTTGGCAATCATCAAGGGGTCATAAAATCAGTTTTCTGAAACATTTTGGAGTAGACATTCTTTTGTAACATATTATAGTCAAGTTCCCACCTGGCTCTCCATGCACTGGACATTGTGTTGCTGGAGCTTCCACTGAGCGATGCTCCTGTCCCCATGGCTGTGTTCAGAGTGGAGGTGCCTGGAACACAAAACAGGACAGAGCTAACGGTCCAGCTTATTTGCAAAATAGATTTCAGATATTAAGATGATGTTCTTTCCTCCATGGATTTGTGTATCTAGCCCCAACAAACACCAACTTAATGAACAAAGTATTCACATTGTTAATAAAGCCAAACTTATCACAAACACTGAGAACAAGAGGCCATTACAAACTTAATGTGCTTCGAAACAACACAACATGAGTGCAGGGTACTGCCTGGACTGAACAGTGCAACGTCAGATTTATTGTTCTCTGGTAAGATGGAATAACATATGtgctgaaaaaatattttaaagagcCAAACAATGTTTGATACTGCTAGGTTAATTCACATTACGTTAGTAATGTAAACTGATGAGGATATGTACCTGCTGAAGGTTCAAAATAACCATTTACCAAAAATACCACACCAAGTGTTCTTTGACTGTGGGATTCATCAGTCTACTTACTTTAAGAAAGAGGGGAAATCCTCAGACAGCACATCACAGCCAGGCCAGCGGCAGAGCCCCCCCACAGACAGAGCGGTGGTCCTGTCTGAGATGCTGGGGTGAAGAGAAATATCTCAGTGATACCATTTCTGAACCAGTGAAATAACGGCAGCGCTTTCAGGCTTAAAGTGTGGCACAAGGAAAGACCTTTAAGAACGAGCTGAGACAAAAGTTAAAGGACTTTCAAGCTCTTTGTTCATAGCTTCAGTTTGTTTCTCCTTGTGCGGTTGTTGTACCTGACTGCCACAGTGGAGGAGCTCCTAATTCATTGCTCAGTTTTATAATCATCAAGCTTtggatgttttctgttttctgcaATTTCCCTGTTGTTTTGTTAGAAAGATATGGTGGATGGACAAATAATTATATGGGCTAACTCTGACACAGTTTGAGTCTCTGAACAACAGTTAAAAAGTTAAGGTAACCGTGAGATCTGGGAATTCTGGTACACAAAATGAATAAGCGGTTAATATCAGCTGTTATCTCATTCAAATGTTTGATCCTATGAACACTGCCATAGTGTTTCCCAAATCAAACCAGTGATGTCTTCACATTTCTAGAGCTCAGCAGTTATGGTTCTAAGTGTCATTTTTGTGACGGTCATTTTACAATTTTGGAAGGCACTAACTCATACTGCATAATAATGAGATATAACTTATTTCAGAGGAACTGTCCTCAACACAGCGAGGAGCTTCGAGGAGAATGACTTTATCTTACTCAACCGACAACGCTGCTAAAATGGCACCAATCCACCTGTCAACCTAACATTGAGTCTCACTCAGACACCATTCAGTGGACATTTGAGAAAGTCACCCATCATGAAGCCTGGCCTCCGAGGAGCTCTGCCCTTGAACATCTCTCCTCACTGGAAGGAAGTGATGATTCAGCCTGGGAGAGGATGAGCCCATGTGTGGTGAAGAAGACGGGGGCAGAGAGCTTGCATCCACCTCTTCCTTGCAAATGAAGATGGCTGCATTATTTTCTGGATGCACAAGAATATAGCATTGATGTAGGCATTTGATCTAAATTGTACATGAATAGCATCAAGCGCTACATTGCAAGAAAGAATGTCTCATCTCCAGCATAACTTGTATAAGGGCAACTTTTTTGTGCATactgaaagaaatacagaatGATGAGTAGCGTTGCTAGAATAATGGAATGAATTGTAATATCAGATGAATATGTTGCTGTTGTGGAGCGCAGGTCTCTGAGGTGTGTGCGTACCGTGGGGTTGACTGGAAGCTGTTTGGGGTACCTGGCGCAGAACTGAGGGCCTCTGCTGTTTCTGCCTTATGTCTTCCATACTGTTCCAAGACTGGGAGAAAACACACCAATATGAAACTTGACTCATTTCAGCCTGATGAATACCTCCTGACGGTCATGTTGAATTGAATGAAACAGATTCATGACAGTAGCATTAGTGGACCCTGAACAGTTTGTAGTGCATAGAGAATAACAACTTTTGGAGATGTAGAAGCTGCTTCAATATGCCAATAAAAATGATAACTGTTTGTTGCACGTTAAATGTATATTGTTATGATATATCCTATgtcttatttagttttttttttagaacaggGGTCGTAGTTTAGTCAAGAGATACGGGTAGTAGGCAAAGCCTGCACTGACAACCCACGCACCTTCTTGCAGCGTCTGGTAAACGCTACTCATGTTTCTTCAAGGTGCTGAATGCTTTCTAAATGCTGCCTGTGTTGTTGgagatttttcttcatttgcatgcagGGGTCAAATTGGGACTATGCTCTGACATCACCCTCGCACATTTGTcatatgtttacaaaaaaatatagatGTGTGAAAACTTTTCTCGTTCCTAACATAGACTATATTTAGGGTTCTTAGTAATTCAGTGGTCGatatgtgtgtctttattttagAATAGCAGATCTCTGCGACCGGCTATAGTTTTTCAGCTTAGTGAATCCGGAACTTTACACTGTAGCACCCCCCACCCAGACTCTGCTGCTTTGCCCCCAAACCACCCGACCCGTCCTGTAACACGGAGCCCGTTTCCTAATCCATgctgaatgtatgtgtgtgcataaagCTGAGTTATGATCGTTCATGATAACACCTATAATATCACTGTGGTGATGATTCTACCGTGAAATCTACAGCATACTTTTGGCCATATTATTTTAAGCTATTCTATTGCGCCCGACCAATACAAAGCAGGGTTTTAAGGatagtgcagagaaatgttgatttaaaataacaatttgaaGGTTACATATTTATGAACagtttttatgtatatattaataatttaagATGTAAATGAATTCCAGTTAAATGTTACTATTAGAAAGGAGGTTCTATTTGTAAtaccttttatttgtattgtctCATTTGGTGGCATCAATGTGTGCATTTGATACAGACACAGGAGCAGCTGGTTTAGGGCCTGATATGTAGCCCTGAAGGTCCAAATAATGGAACCTCGACCACACCTCTCAGTCAGTgctgtagtgatcagagcctctcagtcagtgctgtagtgatcagagcctctcagtcagtgctgtagtgatcagagcctctcagtcagTGCTGTAGTGATCAGACCCTCTCAGTCAGTgctgtagtgatcagagcctctcagtcagTGCTGTAGTGATCAGACCCTCTCAGTCAGTGCTGTAGTGATCAGACCCTCTCAGTCAGTgctgtagtgatcagagcctctcagtcagTGCTGTAGTGATCAGACcctctcagtctgagctgtagtgatcagagcctctcagtctgagctgtagtggtcagagcctctcagtctgagctgtagtgatcagagcctctcagtcagtgctgtagtgatcagagcctctcagtcagTGCTGTAGTGATCAGACcctctcagtctgagctgtagtgatcagagcctctcagtctgagctgtagtggtcagagcctctcagtctgagctgtagtgatcagagcctctcagtcagtgctgtagtgatcagagcctctcagtctgagctgtagtgatcagagcctctcagtctgagctgtagttatcagagcctctcagtctgagctgtagtgatcagagcctctcagtctgagctgtagttatcagagcctctcagtctgagctgtaGTGATCAGAGCTTCTCAGTCTGAGAtgtagtgatcagagcctctcagtctgagctgtagttatcagagcctctcagtcagtgctgtagtgatcagagcctctcagtctgagctgtagttatcagagcctctcagtctgagctgtagtgatcagagcctccCATGCTGTTTTCCACCTTATTGTAGAAACAGCCTATTAGATCTGTTAGCGCAGCTAGCTTGCACCATATGCTATCAACAACAATGCAGGTATCCGGTGGCTCTAGTGCCACACACAGAATATTTGTAAtgtcttccccccccccccccccctatttATGGCGCCCCCCATTGATGGATGCACCCTTAGCATTGTTCTATACTGCCTTTACCGCACTGGACCTGGC
The Eleginops maclovinus isolate JMC-PN-2008 ecotype Puerto Natales chromosome 1, JC_Emac_rtc_rv5, whole genome shotgun sequence genome window above contains:
- the foxp3b gene encoding forkhead box protein P2 isoform X1; translated protein: MEDIRQKQQRPSVLRQVPQTASSQPHENNAAIFICKEEVDASSLPPSSSPHMGSSSPRLNHHFLPVRRDVQGQSSSEARLHDGISDRTTALSVGGLCRWPGCDVLSEDFPSFLKHLHSEHSHGDRSIAQWKLQQHNVQCMESQLILEKQKLIAMQLHLHLSEHKHTDLAASQWPYSLPLFLPQPLGTEGERVQQWGIKQGGAQHGPRVPASAHLLPDLVPSIECYKYNNIRPPYTYAYLIRWSILESPDKQCTLNEIYNWFTTMFFYFRHNTATWKNAVRHNLSLHKCFVRVEGGKGAVWTVDETEYQRRKGQKYHRDCAVKWITPYSHYCVEEP
- the foxp3b gene encoding forkhead box protein P1 isoform X2, coding for MEDIRQKQQRPSVLRQVPQTASSQPHEVDASSLPPSSSPHMGSSSPRLNHHFLPVRRDVQGQSSSEARLHDGISDRTTALSVGGLCRWPGCDVLSEDFPSFLKHLHSEHSHGDRSIAQWKLQQHNVQCMESQLILEKQKLIAMQLHLHLSEHKHTDLAASQWPYSLPLFLPQPLGTEGERVQQWGIKQGGAQHGPRVPASAHLLPDLVPSIECYKYNNIRPPYTYAYLIRWSILESPDKQCTLNEIYNWFTTMFFYFRHNTATWKNAVRHNLSLHKCFVRVEGGKGAVWTVDETEYQRRKGQKYHRDCAVKWITPYSHYCVEEP
- the foxp3b gene encoding forkhead box protein P1 isoform X3, which produces MGSSSPRLNHHFLPVRRDVQGQSSSEARLHDGISDRTTALSVGGLCRWPGCDVLSEDFPSFLKHLHSEHSHGDRSIAQWKLQQHNVQCMESQLILEKQKLIAMQLHLHLSEHKHTDLAASQWPYSLPLFLPQPLGTEGERVQQWGIKQGGAQHGPRVPASAHLLPDLVPSIECYKYNNIRPPYTYAYLIRWSILESPDKQCTLNEIYNWFTTMFFYFRHNTATWKNAVRHNLSLHKCFVRVEGGKGAVWTVDETEYQRRKGQKYHRDCAVKWITPYSHYCVEEP